From Denitrovibrio acetiphilus DSM 12809, the proteins below share one genomic window:
- a CDS encoding IS5 family transposase (programmed frameshift) gives MYRAQLSDEQWERIKDMLPGKKSDSGVTAKDNRLFVEAVLWIARTGSPWRDMHPCFGKWHSVYVRYDRWAKKDVWQKVFAELSGDADLEYLMVDGSIVRVHQHGAFKKNCQNQECQGRSRGGLSTKIHASVDSHGNPVRFILTGGQESEYAQADNLIAGFSPAYVIADRGYDSNAFVSSIIQAGAVAVIPPKCNRLEQRKYDKHLYKERNLVERLFQRMKEFRRIATRYEKLARNYEAMVTLVAVIIWLK, from the exons ATGTATAGAGCTCAATTATCAGATGAACAATGGGAACGCATCAAAGATATGCTCCCCGGAAAAAAGAGCGACAGCGGAGTAACAGCTAAAGATAACCGTCTTTTTGTAGAAGCAGTCTTATGGATAGCCAGAACAGGTAGTCCTTGGCGTGACATGCACCCCTGCTTTGGCAAATGGCATAGTGTATACGTACGTTATGACAGATGGGCTAAAAAGGATGTTTGGCAGAAAGTATTTGCAGAGCTGTCTGGAGATGCAGACCTTGAGTACCTTATGGTAGACGGCAGTATTGTAAGGGTTCATCAACATGGTGCAT TCAAAAAAAACTGCCAAAACCAAGAATGCCAAGGGCGTTCCAGAGGCGGTCTGAGTACTAAGATTCATGCATCTGTGGATTCACATGGCAACCCTGTAAGGTTTATCCTTACGGGAGGACAGGAGTCGGAATACGCTCAGGCAGATAATCTCATCGCAGGATTTTCACCTGCTTATGTGATTGCTGACAGAGGGTACGATTCCAATGCTTTTGTGTCTTCAATAATACAGGCTGGTGCTGTTGCAGTTATCCCGCCTAAATGTAATAGATTAGAACAACGGAAATATGACAAGCATTTGTATAAAGAGCGCAATCTGGTTGAAAGGCTCTTTCAGCGAATGAAAGAATTCCGGCGAATTGCCACAAGATATGAAAAACTTGCAAGAAACTATGAGGCAATGGTAACATTGGTGGCTGTAATCATATGGTTAAAATAA